From a region of the Nocardioides ginsengisegetis genome:
- a CDS encoding AMP-dependent synthetase/ligase produces the protein MAVNTDTSFVDHLAPNVAVQFLDRVAKSPNAEAFRFPRGESWESVTWKEAGDRVERLAAGLLALGIESEQRVGIASGTRYEWILADLAVMCAGAATTTVYPSTNAEDTAYILSDSECRVVFAEDDEQIAKLKERKAELPHLLRVVTFDGTTDDSWVIDLDQLAELGDAYLAEHEGIIAAIAEKIAPDQLATLIYTSGTTGRPKGVRLRHKSWVYEGAAIEVQDILHEDDLQFLWLPMAHSFGKVLLSAQLACGFATAIDGRVDKIVENLGIVKPTFMGAAPRIFEKAHGRIVTMTQSEGGAKEKIFTQAFKVGLAVDELKRQGKSVPLPLKVQHALFDKLVFSKVRDRFGGRVRFFISGAAALNRDIAEWFHAAGIVILEGYGLTECSAGGFVNHPDDYKFGTVGPALPGSEVKLGEGDEVLIRGPHVMDGYHNLPEETAKTLTEDGWLHTGDKGSLDADGFLTITGRIKDLFKTSGGKYIAPSAIESKFKAVCPYASQFMVFGNERNFCVALITLDPDAMAGWAEENGMSGASYTDIVRSEKVHALVSGYVDDLNARLNRWETIKKWEILDHDLTIESGELTPSMKVKRNVVEGNYGDKIAAFYS, from the coding sequence ATGGCCGTCAACACCGACACCAGCTTCGTCGATCACCTCGCCCCCAACGTCGCGGTGCAGTTCCTCGACCGGGTCGCCAAGTCGCCCAACGCCGAGGCCTTCCGCTTCCCCCGGGGTGAGTCCTGGGAGTCGGTGACCTGGAAGGAGGCCGGCGACCGCGTCGAGCGTCTCGCCGCCGGCCTGCTCGCGCTCGGCATCGAGTCCGAGCAGCGCGTCGGCATCGCCTCCGGCACGCGCTACGAGTGGATCCTGGCCGACCTCGCGGTGATGTGCGCGGGGGCCGCCACCACGACGGTCTACCCCTCCACCAACGCCGAGGACACGGCGTACATCCTCAGTGACTCCGAGTGCCGCGTGGTCTTCGCCGAGGACGACGAGCAGATCGCCAAGCTCAAGGAGCGCAAGGCCGAGCTGCCGCACCTGCTGCGCGTGGTGACCTTCGACGGCACCACCGACGACAGCTGGGTCATCGACCTCGACCAGCTGGCCGAGCTGGGCGACGCCTACCTCGCCGAGCACGAGGGGATCATCGCCGCGATCGCCGAGAAGATCGCCCCCGACCAGCTCGCCACCCTGATCTACACCTCCGGCACCACCGGCCGCCCCAAGGGCGTGCGGCTGCGCCACAAGTCGTGGGTCTACGAGGGCGCCGCGATCGAGGTGCAGGACATCCTCCACGAGGACGACCTGCAGTTCCTGTGGCTGCCGATGGCCCACTCGTTCGGCAAGGTGCTGCTCTCCGCGCAGCTCGCCTGCGGCTTCGCCACCGCCATCGACGGCCGCGTCGACAAGATCGTGGAGAACCTCGGCATCGTGAAGCCGACCTTCATGGGCGCCGCGCCGCGCATCTTCGAGAAGGCCCACGGCCGGATCGTCACGATGACGCAGTCCGAGGGCGGCGCCAAGGAGAAGATCTTCACCCAGGCCTTCAAGGTCGGCCTCGCGGTCGACGAGCTCAAGCGCCAGGGCAAGTCGGTCCCGCTGCCGCTCAAGGTGCAGCACGCGCTCTTCGACAAGCTGGTCTTCAGCAAGGTCCGCGACCGCTTCGGTGGCCGGGTCCGCTTCTTCATCTCCGGTGCCGCGGCGCTCAACCGCGACATCGCCGAGTGGTTCCACGCCGCGGGCATCGTGATCCTCGAGGGCTACGGCCTCACCGAGTGCTCGGCCGGTGGCTTCGTGAACCACCCCGACGACTACAAGTTCGGCACCGTCGGCCCCGCGCTGCCGGGCAGCGAGGTCAAGCTCGGCGAGGGCGACGAGGTGCTGATCCGCGGCCCGCACGTCATGGACGGCTACCACAACCTCCCCGAGGAGACGGCCAAGACGCTCACCGAGGACGGCTGGCTGCACACCGGCGACAAGGGCAGCCTCGACGCCGACGGCTTCCTGACCATCACCGGCCGGATCAAGGACCTCTTCAAGACCTCCGGCGGCAAGTACATCGCCCCGTCGGCGATCGAGTCGAAGTTCAAGGCGGTCTGTCCCTACGCCAGCCAGTTCATGGTGTTCGGCAACGAGCGCAACTTCTGCGTCGCGCTGATCACCCTCGACCCCGACGCCATGGCCGGCTGGGCCGAGGAGAACGGCATGTCGGGGGCGTCGTACACCGACATCGTGCGGTCCGAGAAGGTCCACGCCCTGGTGAGCGGGTACGTCGACGACCTCAACGCCCGGCTCAACCGCTGGGAGACCATCAAGAAGTGGGAGATCCTCGACCACGACCTCACCATCGAGTCGGGCGAGCTGACCCCCTCGATGAAGGTCAAGCGCAACGTCGTCGAGGGCAACTACGGCGACAAGATCGCGGCGTTCTACAGCTGA
- the hemW gene encoding radical SAM family heme chaperone HemW — MPPSALPAGDPVPADGSLPEEALAQLGSRPFGFYVHVPFCTVRCGYCDFNTYTAEELGGPGAAPGASRSTYAEAAIAEVRRARRTLGDVDLPVSTVFFGGGTPTLLAPADLTAVVGAIRDEFGLVEGAEVTTESNPDSVDLKALDDLRAGGINRVSFGMQSAVEHVLATLDRTHDPKRVPAVVEWARAAGFDQISLDLIYGTPGESHDDWRTSLDAALACEPDHVSAYALIVEDGTAFARMVRRGEVPMPDDDDLADKYLLADEAMEKAGLGWYEVSNWSRDDASRCEHNRLYWRGDDWWGAGPGAHSHVGGTRWWNVKHPAAYADRLAAGVSPGHAREVLSAEDRRVERVLLELRLREGLPTDVLDDAGAAAVPGLVERGLLERAGDRLVLTTTGRLLADAVVRDLLP; from the coding sequence ATGCCCCCCTCCGCCCTGCCCGCAGGTGATCCCGTCCCGGCCGACGGGTCGCTTCCCGAGGAGGCGCTGGCGCAGCTGGGCAGCCGGCCGTTCGGGTTCTACGTGCACGTGCCGTTCTGCACGGTCCGGTGCGGCTACTGCGACTTCAACACCTACACCGCCGAGGAGCTGGGCGGTCCCGGGGCGGCGCCGGGGGCGTCGCGCTCGACCTACGCCGAGGCCGCGATCGCGGAGGTACGCCGGGCCCGCCGGACGCTCGGCGACGTCGACCTCCCCGTGTCGACCGTCTTCTTCGGCGGCGGCACCCCGACGCTGCTGGCGCCGGCCGACCTGACGGCGGTCGTGGGGGCGATCCGTGACGAGTTCGGGCTGGTCGAGGGCGCCGAGGTGACCACCGAGTCCAACCCGGACAGCGTGGACCTCAAGGCACTCGACGACCTGCGGGCGGGTGGCATCAACCGGGTCAGCTTCGGGATGCAGTCGGCCGTCGAGCACGTCCTGGCCACCCTCGACCGCACCCACGACCCCAAGCGGGTCCCGGCGGTCGTGGAGTGGGCGCGGGCGGCCGGCTTCGACCAGATCAGCCTCGACCTGATCTACGGCACGCCGGGGGAGTCCCACGACGACTGGCGCACCAGCCTCGACGCGGCGCTTGCCTGCGAGCCGGACCACGTGTCGGCGTACGCGCTCATCGTCGAGGACGGCACCGCGTTCGCCCGGATGGTCCGGCGCGGCGAGGTGCCGATGCCCGACGACGACGACCTCGCCGACAAGTACCTCCTCGCCGACGAGGCGATGGAGAAGGCCGGGCTCGGGTGGTACGAGGTGTCCAACTGGTCGCGCGACGACGCGAGTCGCTGCGAGCACAACCGGCTCTACTGGCGCGGCGACGACTGGTGGGGCGCCGGCCCGGGCGCGCACTCCCATGTGGGTGGCACGCGCTGGTGGAACGTCAAGCACCCCGCGGCGTACGCCGACCGCCTGGCCGCGGGCGTCAGCCCCGGGCACGCGCGGGAGGTGCTGTCCGCGGAGGACCGGCGCGTGGAGCGGGTGCTGCTCGAGCTCCGGCTGCGGGAGGGCCTGCCGACCGACGTCCTCGACGACGCGGGTGCGGCGGCCGTGCCCGGGCTCGTCGAGCGCGGCCTGCTCGAGCGCGCCGGTGACCGGCTGGTCCTCACCACGACCGGCCGGCTGCTCGCCGACGCGGTCGTGCGGGACCTCCTGCCCTAG